The proteins below are encoded in one region of Ereboglobus luteus:
- a CDS encoding TonB-dependent receptor translates to MTDDENNPALELSMPRQMRAGPARLMVLSIVLMLCAAGPSLRAQALQPDLNKLSDDTIITLDELVVSSERDPADENYDSTGMGGPDAELEEAPFADELTASESRHPEEFDVEITNELELASGASPVDLVTAVNRVNLRGFPTPRLRNGFSQTGIPEIINVNHTQLIQGPIISVTGRAAPGGIQNYITGRPLGRSRVMLYAMGNSVNVRDVRFDESTPIIQKKLWQRVAAGWRQTKGPMSFAHIRTRYLNAQLTYKHSRSTSIMFSVDYLELDGNPSSGIPEYREKLLGKIVGPYLPLATFNAFGPNASVDKQLLSTTLQVETRLTRRVSMRANLFAYDRRTTDDRYTTGQYIIEDDRYSNQRYTGKFGGTRYPRRIEQPMRALIGSVEATARLLAGRTDSKVTLRVEHTHSSYKRIDRRVRSANSLPADVRIFDPYAPNYYRPEFSEEAYDYFVTNRREAADYTSIALSDRTAFWRGKLVATAGGRIDVMSIDIHDRRPNAAQENVHSNVTKFTWHGGANYVVRPGRLLFFAGISKAVEPSTRVDARTGDLQGNESTFGYEAGLKGMFFDKRLGATLLLFQYYNQNISRGNPLYNDPVDDADHTQPQLLSAVEERFTGGSLDLKATLARGFTITSRIAYIDPITTKSPDFPGEVDRVVTRMPKTTIGVTARYTFQKSAPKLLAGLSTSVTLTHVSDFVAHYGNYAREYLDYPSNTLVSLSISRTWLFGDKKRPMRHTLSASVRNLFDRDQLNTLHRIGQQRALTLSYRFLW, encoded by the coding sequence TTGACTGACGACGAAAACAACCCCGCCCTAGAGCTTTCGATGCCGCGCCAGATGCGCGCGGGCCCGGCCCGGCTCATGGTTCTATCAATCGTGTTGATGCTGTGCGCGGCGGGGCCGTCGCTCCGTGCGCAGGCGCTGCAGCCCGATCTCAACAAACTCAGCGATGACACCATCATCACGCTCGACGAGCTCGTCGTTAGCAGCGAGCGCGATCCCGCCGATGAAAATTACGATTCCACCGGAATGGGCGGTCCTGACGCGGAGTTGGAGGAGGCGCCGTTTGCCGACGAATTGACCGCGAGCGAGTCGCGGCACCCGGAGGAATTTGATGTCGAGATCACCAACGAGCTCGAGCTTGCGTCCGGGGCGAGTCCCGTTGATCTCGTCACCGCGGTGAACCGCGTCAACCTTCGCGGATTTCCCACGCCGCGCCTGCGCAACGGGTTTTCGCAAACGGGAATCCCCGAGATAATAAACGTCAACCACACCCAACTCATTCAGGGCCCGATCATATCCGTGACGGGACGCGCCGCGCCGGGCGGCATCCAGAACTACATCACGGGGCGTCCGCTGGGGCGCTCGCGCGTCATGCTTTACGCGATGGGCAACAGCGTGAACGTGCGCGATGTCCGCTTTGATGAAAGCACGCCCATCATTCAGAAAAAACTCTGGCAGCGCGTGGCCGCCGGCTGGCGCCAGACAAAGGGCCCCATGAGCTTCGCGCACATTCGCACGCGCTATTTGAACGCGCAGCTCACATACAAGCACAGCCGTTCCACCAGCATTATGTTTTCGGTGGATTACCTCGAATTGGACGGAAATCCCTCCTCCGGCATTCCCGAGTATCGCGAAAAACTTTTGGGCAAAATCGTCGGCCCGTATCTGCCGCTCGCCACGTTCAATGCCTTCGGCCCGAACGCCTCCGTCGACAAGCAGCTTCTTTCCACGACACTCCAGGTCGAGACACGGCTCACCCGTCGCGTTTCCATGCGCGCCAATCTTTTCGCCTACGACCGGCGCACGACCGACGACCGCTACACCACCGGCCAGTATATTATCGAGGATGATAGGTATTCGAATCAAAGATACACGGGCAAGTTTGGCGGCACGCGTTACCCGCGACGCATCGAGCAGCCAATGCGCGCCCTCATCGGCAGCGTCGAGGCCACCGCGCGCCTTCTGGCAGGCAGGACGGACAGCAAGGTCACCCTTCGCGTCGAGCACACGCACTCCTCCTATAAACGCATCGACCGCAGGGTGCGCTCCGCCAATTCGCTTCCCGCCGATGTGCGCATATTCGATCCCTACGCGCCGAACTATTACCGTCCGGAGTTTTCCGAGGAGGCTTACGACTACTTCGTCACCAACCGCCGCGAGGCCGCCGACTACACCAGCATCGCGCTCAGCGACCGCACCGCCTTCTGGCGCGGCAAGCTCGTCGCCACCGCGGGCGGGCGCATCGACGTCATGTCGATCGATATTCACGACCGCCGTCCCAACGCCGCCCAAGAAAACGTCCACAGCAACGTGACCAAGTTCACCTGGCACGGCGGCGCCAACTACGTCGTGCGCCCGGGGCGGTTGCTTTTCTTCGCGGGCATAAGCAAGGCCGTCGAGCCGTCAACGCGTGTTGACGCGCGCACCGGGGATTTGCAGGGCAACGAAAGCACCTTCGGCTACGAAGCCGGACTCAAGGGCATGTTCTTCGACAAACGCCTCGGCGCCACGCTTCTTCTTTTTCAATATTACAACCAAAACATCTCGCGTGGAAACCCGCTCTACAACGACCCGGTGGATGATGCCGACCACACGCAGCCCCAGCTTCTCAGCGCGGTCGAGGAGCGTTTCACGGGCGGCTCGCTCGACCTGAAGGCCACCCTTGCGCGCGGCTTCACGATCACCTCGCGCATCGCCTACATCGATCCGATCACAACCAAGTCGCCGGACTTCCCCGGCGAGGTTGATCGCGTCGTCACCCGCATGCCCAAGACGACCATCGGAGTGACCGCGCGCTACACTTTTCAAAAGAGCGCGCCCAAGCTGCTCGCGGGGCTGAGCACGAGCGTAACGCTCACTCACGTCAGCGATTTTGTCGCGCACTACGGCAATTACGCGCGCGAGTATCTCGACTATCCGAGCAACACCCTCGTGAGCCTGTCCATTTCTCGCACCTGGCTGTTTGGCGACAAAAAACGCCCCATGCGGCACACGCTCAGCGCGAGCGTGCGCAACCTTTTTGATCGCGACCAGTTGAACACCCTTCATCGCATCGGCCAGCAGCGCGCCCTGACCCTGAGTTACCGGTTTCTTTGGTGA
- a CDS encoding DEAD/DEAH box helicase: protein MPPQDTPFSKLGLNDRIAYAVAQKGYVEPTPIQAQAIPHVLAGRDVTGSAQTGTGKTAAFALPILQRLGSHGRLRCLVLEPTRELALQVEEAFKEYSEYTDLDVTIVYGGVGYGKQRDDLQRGVDILAATPGRLLDHMEQGTVNLNSIEILVLDEVDRMLDMGFLPDVKRIVQKCPNARQTLFFTATLPPEIAQLASWALNDPVEVKIGAQRSPAETVSHAFYPVVASQKADLLDELLKRTDYHSIIIFSRTKFGADRIAGRLRGAGRKVGVLHSDRNQRERLEALSGFKSGKYEILVATDIAARGLDIADVSHVINYDVPENPEDYVHRIGRTGRAQKTGDAFTLVTEDDVRDARSIERFINSSIERKKLDGFNYIYSALFDEAAQTAATPPKATSRLRRGR, encoded by the coding sequence GTGCCTCCGCAGGACACTCCGTTTTCCAAACTAGGCCTCAACGATCGCATCGCCTACGCCGTCGCGCAAAAAGGTTATGTCGAACCCACGCCCATCCAGGCGCAGGCCATCCCGCACGTCCTCGCCGGACGCGACGTGACCGGCTCCGCGCAAACCGGCACGGGCAAGACGGCCGCGTTCGCGCTGCCCATCCTGCAACGCCTCGGCTCGCACGGACGCCTCCGCTGCCTCGTGCTCGAACCCACGCGTGAACTCGCGCTCCAAGTCGAGGAAGCCTTCAAGGAATACAGCGAATACACCGACCTCGACGTGACGATCGTCTATGGCGGCGTCGGCTACGGAAAACAGCGCGACGACCTCCAGCGCGGCGTCGACATCCTCGCCGCGACCCCGGGCCGCCTGCTCGACCACATGGAGCAAGGCACCGTGAACCTCAACAGCATCGAAATCCTCGTGCTCGACGAAGTGGACCGCATGCTCGACATGGGCTTCCTGCCCGACGTGAAACGCATCGTGCAAAAATGCCCCAATGCCCGGCAAACGCTCTTCTTCACCGCCACGCTCCCGCCTGAAATCGCGCAGCTCGCCTCGTGGGCGCTGAACGATCCCGTCGAGGTGAAAATCGGCGCGCAACGCTCGCCCGCCGAAACAGTGTCGCACGCGTTTTATCCCGTCGTCGCCTCGCAAAAAGCCGACCTGCTCGACGAACTGCTCAAGCGCACCGACTACCACAGCATCATCATTTTCAGCCGCACAAAGTTTGGCGCCGACCGCATCGCGGGCCGCCTTCGTGGCGCGGGCCGCAAGGTCGGGGTGCTCCACTCCGACCGCAACCAGCGCGAACGCCTTGAGGCACTCTCGGGATTCAAGTCAGGGAAATACGAAATTCTCGTGGCCACCGACATCGCCGCGCGCGGCCTGGACATCGCCGACGTGTCGCACGTGATCAACTACGACGTGCCCGAAAACCCCGAGGACTACGTGCACCGCATCGGCCGCACCGGGCGCGCCCAAAAAACCGGCGACGCCTTCACGCTTGTGACCGAGGACGACGTGCGCGACGCGCGCTCGATCGAACGCTTCATAAACTCGAGCATCGAGCGCAAAAAACTCGACGGCTTCAACTACATCTACTCGGCGCTGTTCGACGAGGCCGCCCAAACCGCCGCCACTCCGCCCAAAGCCACAAGCCGTCTGCGTCGCGGACGGTAA
- a CDS encoding DUF294 nucleotidyltransferase-like domain-containing protein: protein MSAPKNMIPGRIADALMRFPPFSMLPAESVAELAAEADVWVVPMGDYIWRQGANPSGEVLFLAQGRVEYIWDNEGQSERVDVRDVGDVLGLSALVRNEANRVSAQAVEDSMLYSLSWAMLRAMLEKNDEARNYVRRHLSWAVRVGSQIHYSDEPTESHMAGRAKNILQSHLDGAQIIQPRPIERLLTCGPDAEIGRAAALISAKRVPSILVVDSERRPLGIVSSNALVKNVVVDGMPKTEPVSRIMAKPVCTVSPNSSATAAMLIMLRERIGQVCVTEDGTPNTKALDVCTHKDLLAQTGHHPAGLLREIRFAKSNARFRELCDEIENIARSYLDAGVSAIYVGQICAELYDELTQRLVDLSTDELQGEGVSLPRGVAWAWMSVGSDGRREQILRTDMDNAIVFAPSKTQEEDEAARAIFTRLAARVIDKLVAAGFARCQGGVMALNPRWCRTTNEWLDEIASFNADIDGDGLLRATILYDLRHVAGDRALCDRLRERIFATASADTPLQRRLAQTIVDNTPPLNFIGRFVIEKLGVGGSSEFDLKNRGMGPLRDAARLFSLHYKLNRRYSTGGRWEELRRVVPERAELASLARDAYDFLLGLRTLNGLRRGDSGRTLDPSTLTKIERAQLSSVFDVVRTVQHAVQFQFSIDGRI, encoded by the coding sequence ATGTCCGCGCCGAAAAACATGATTCCCGGACGCATCGCCGACGCGCTGATGCGCTTTCCTCCCTTTTCCATGCTGCCCGCGGAGTCTGTCGCCGAGCTCGCCGCCGAGGCCGACGTCTGGGTCGTGCCGATGGGCGACTACATTTGGAGGCAGGGCGCCAACCCCTCCGGCGAGGTGCTCTTTCTTGCGCAGGGCCGCGTCGAATATATCTGGGACAACGAGGGGCAGTCCGAGCGAGTCGATGTGCGCGATGTCGGCGACGTGCTCGGACTGAGCGCGCTGGTGCGCAACGAGGCCAATCGCGTAAGCGCGCAGGCAGTCGAGGACTCCATGCTCTACAGCCTTTCGTGGGCGATGCTCCGCGCGATGCTCGAAAAAAACGACGAGGCGCGAAACTATGTGCGCCGCCACCTCTCCTGGGCCGTGCGTGTCGGCAGCCAGATTCACTACTCGGACGAACCGACCGAATCGCACATGGCGGGCCGCGCAAAAAACATCCTCCAGTCGCATCTCGACGGCGCGCAAATCATCCAGCCGCGCCCGATCGAGCGCCTGCTCACGTGCGGCCCCGACGCCGAGATCGGGCGGGCCGCCGCGCTCATTTCAGCGAAACGCGTGCCGTCGATTCTCGTTGTCGATTCCGAACGCCGCCCGCTCGGCATCGTCAGCAGCAACGCGCTCGTCAAAAACGTCGTCGTTGACGGAATGCCCAAAACCGAGCCCGTCTCGCGCATCATGGCGAAGCCCGTCTGCACCGTCTCGCCCAACTCCAGCGCCACCGCCGCGATGCTGATCATGCTCCGCGAACGCATCGGGCAGGTTTGCGTCACCGAGGACGGCACGCCCAACACCAAGGCGCTCGACGTCTGCACGCACAAGGACCTGCTCGCGCAAACCGGCCACCATCCCGCGGGGCTGTTGCGCGAAATCCGTTTCGCCAAGTCAAACGCGCGCTTCCGCGAACTTTGCGACGAGATCGAGAACATCGCCCGCAGCTACCTCGACGCCGGTGTCTCCGCCATCTACGTCGGCCAAATCTGCGCCGAGCTTTACGACGAGCTCACGCAACGCCTGGTCGACCTCTCCACCGACGAGCTGCAGGGCGAGGGCGTCTCGCTTCCGCGCGGCGTGGCGTGGGCGTGGATGTCGGTCGGCAGCGACGGGCGCCGCGAGCAGATCCTGCGCACCGACATGGACAACGCCATCGTCTTCGCCCCCTCGAAAACACAGGAGGAGGACGAGGCCGCGCGCGCCATTTTCACGCGCCTCGCCGCGCGCGTGATCGACAAGCTTGTCGCCGCCGGCTTCGCCCGCTGCCAGGGCGGCGTCATGGCGCTCAACCCGCGCTGGTGCCGCACGACGAACGAGTGGCTCGACGAGATCGCCTCCTTCAATGCCGACATCGACGGCGACGGGCTCCTGCGCGCCACCATCCTCTACGACCTGCGCCACGTCGCCGGCGACCGCGCGCTCTGCGACAGGCTCCGCGAAAGGATTTTCGCAACCGCCTCCGCCGACACCCCGCTCCAGCGCCGCCTCGCGCAAACGATCGTGGACAACACGCCCCCGCTCAATTTCATCGGCCGCTTCGTCATCGAAAAACTCGGCGTTGGCGGCAGCAGCGAGTTCGACCTGAAAAACCGCGGCATGGGACCGCTTCGCGACGCCGCGCGCCTCTTCTCGCTCCACTACAAACTCAACCGCCGCTACTCGACCGGCGGGCGCTGGGAGGAGCTTCGCCGCGTCGTGCCCGAGCGCGCCGAACTCGCCTCCCTTGCGCGCGACGCCTACGACTTCCTCCTCGGCCTGCGCACGCTCAACGGCCTGCGCCGCGGCGACTCGGGCCGCACCCTCGATCCCTCCACGCTCACTAAAATCGAGCGCGCTCAACTCTCCAGCGTGTTCGACGTGGTGCGCACCGTGCAGCACGCCGTGCAGTTTCAATTCTCAATCGACGGACGCATCTGA
- a CDS encoding GAF domain-containing protein has translation MPSENHSFEFEAVDDPRALAPLYFIASLALGDCKTDVALQKILDCVTGAFGATSGYIALLDPDTGRLEIEVQKNMPDGAREFALRPGQGVTGWVFAHAVPRLVPDTKAEPRHISIRPGARCVMAAPLGDGEGRVTGIINIDHDKRGAFNENDLAFFARLAREAAAVITRLWQLGQLRGKARQLESLIGIGRTLVAKVEQHELFAALARDTQAITQNYASALYLYQPARDSVTLAAFSSPGRRPGLPPSEIPLDSSLVASVIRTRRQLDFANIRGPDYLALDDIPRDTGLHSALASPMICEGELLGVLAVFTDRAHRFSNDEKRMLDVLASLGAVALQNARLYSRVFQGEALLRKNEQLTTLGLLAAEIAHEIRNPLTVIKLLYGYLGLDFPPDDPRRTDMRVIGEKLDQLEAIVSRVLNFAKAPSGLHSPRVLADIIDDTAVLIRLKLAQHKIRLHYEPPPRQLRVDVNKGQIQQVLLNLLLNSMQAMPDGGAITISTVVSENSIHVNVADNGPGLPEKVRGHIFDSFLSGRSDGTGLGLAIAKRIMLSHHGDIALLSTGKTGTAFRLTLPRVA, from the coding sequence GTGCCGTCAGAGAATCACAGTTTTGAGTTCGAGGCAGTGGATGATCCGCGCGCGCTTGCGCCGCTTTATTTCATCGCATCGCTTGCGCTGGGTGACTGCAAAACCGATGTCGCTTTGCAAAAAATCCTCGACTGTGTGACGGGCGCCTTTGGCGCCACATCGGGTTACATTGCGCTGCTCGACCCGGACACGGGCAGGCTCGAAATCGAGGTGCAAAAAAACATGCCGGACGGCGCGCGCGAGTTTGCGCTGCGCCCCGGGCAGGGCGTCACCGGCTGGGTGTTTGCCCACGCCGTGCCGCGCCTCGTGCCCGACACAAAAGCCGAGCCGCGCCACATATCGATCCGCCCCGGGGCGCGTTGCGTGATGGCCGCGCCGCTCGGCGACGGCGAGGGGCGCGTGACCGGCATCATCAACATCGATCACGACAAGCGCGGCGCGTTCAACGAAAACGATCTCGCATTTTTCGCGCGGCTCGCGCGCGAGGCGGCCGCGGTGATCACTCGGCTCTGGCAGCTCGGGCAACTGCGCGGCAAGGCGCGGCAACTTGAGTCATTGATTGGCATTGGCCGGACGCTCGTGGCGAAAGTCGAGCAACACGAATTGTTCGCCGCGCTCGCGCGCGACACGCAGGCGATCACCCAAAACTATGCGAGCGCGCTTTATCTTTACCAGCCGGCGCGCGACTCGGTGACGCTCGCCGCGTTTTCGTCGCCGGGGCGGCGGCCCGGGCTTCCGCCAAGCGAGATTCCGCTCGATTCGTCGCTTGTCGCGTCGGTCATTCGCACGCGCCGCCAGTTGGATTTTGCAAACATCCGCGGCCCCGACTATCTCGCCCTCGACGACATTCCGCGCGACACCGGCCTGCACTCCGCGCTCGCGTCGCCAATGATCTGCGAGGGTGAGTTGCTGGGCGTGCTCGCGGTTTTTACGGATCGCGCGCACCGGTTCAGCAACGACGAGAAGCGTATGCTCGACGTGCTCGCGAGCCTTGGCGCGGTGGCGTTGCAAAACGCGAGGCTTTATTCGCGTGTGTTCCAGGGCGAGGCGTTGCTGCGCAAAAACGAACAGCTCACCACGCTCGGCCTGCTCGCCGCCGAGATCGCGCACGAGATTCGCAATCCGCTCACCGTGATCAAGCTGCTCTACGGTTATCTGGGGCTGGACTTTCCGCCTGACGATCCGCGCCGCACCGACATGCGCGTGATTGGTGAAAAGCTCGACCAGCTCGAGGCGATTGTCTCGCGCGTGCTCAATTTTGCAAAGGCGCCGTCCGGCCTGCATTCGCCCCGGGTGCTTGCCGACATCATTGATGACACGGCGGTGTTGATTCGCTTGAAGCTCGCGCAGCACAAAATCCGGCTTCATTACGAACCACCGCCGCGGCAGTTGCGCGTTGATGTGAACAAGGGGCAAATCCAACAGGTGCTGCTCAACTTGCTGCTCAACTCGATGCAGGCCATGCCCGACGGCGGCGCGATCACGATTTCGACCGTTGTATCCGAAAATTCAATACACGTGAATGTGGCCGACAACGGGCCGGGGCTGCCTGAAAAGGTGCGCGGGCATATTTTTGACTCGTTTTTGTCGGGCCGTTCCGACGGCACGGGCTTGGGGCTGGCAATCGCAAAGCGCATCATGCTCAGCCATCACGGCGATATTGCGCTGCTCTCGACCGGCAAAACCGGCACGGCGTTCCGGCTCACGCTGCCGCGCGTGGCTTAA
- the fabV gene encoding enoyl-ACP reductase FabV, translating into MLIKPKVRGFICVTAHPTGCAAHVQQQIDHVLAKGPIKNGPKKVLVIGSSTGFGLASRITAAFGAGADTLGVFFERPSDDGRLGTPGWYNTIAFTKAARAAGRYAKNINGDAYSDAIKQQAIDTIKADLGQVDLVVYSLASPRRQHPRTGVVHKSCLKPIGASYTAKTVDTDKGVVSDITLEPATEADVADTVAVMGGEDWEMWIDALLKAGVLAPGATSVAFSYIGPEVTWPIYKNGTIGMAKIDLERAAKKIDATLKAHGYGRAFISVNKALVTQASSAIPVVPLYISILYKVMKAKGLHEGCIEQMQRLFATQMYNDSALTFDDGGRVRVDDLEMRADVQGETAEIWPRVTTETLDELTDIAGYRSEFLRLFGFGLPGVNYDVAVEPHQTMPE; encoded by the coding sequence ATGCTTATAAAGCCCAAAGTTCGCGGATTCATTTGTGTCACGGCGCACCCGACCGGCTGTGCCGCCCACGTGCAGCAACAGATCGACCATGTGCTCGCCAAAGGTCCGATCAAAAACGGCCCGAAAAAAGTGCTCGTCATCGGCTCATCGACCGGTTTCGGCCTCGCCTCGCGCATCACGGCCGCCTTCGGGGCCGGCGCCGACACGCTGGGCGTTTTCTTTGAGCGCCCCTCGGACGACGGACGCCTCGGCACGCCCGGCTGGTATAACACAATCGCGTTCACCAAGGCCGCGCGCGCAGCCGGACGTTATGCGAAAAACATAAACGGCGACGCCTATTCCGACGCGATCAAGCAGCAAGCAATCGACACCATCAAGGCCGACCTCGGCCAGGTTGACCTCGTCGTTTATTCGCTCGCCTCGCCCCGCCGCCAGCATCCGCGCACCGGCGTTGTTCACAAATCCTGCCTCAAGCCCATCGGCGCCTCCTACACCGCGAAAACCGTGGACACCGACAAGGGCGTTGTCTCTGACATCACGCTCGAACCCGCCACCGAGGCCGATGTTGCCGACACCGTCGCGGTCATGGGCGGCGAGGATTGGGAAATGTGGATCGACGCGCTTCTCAAGGCCGGCGTGCTCGCGCCCGGCGCCACCTCGGTCGCGTTTTCCTACATCGGCCCCGAAGTCACCTGGCCCATCTACAAAAACGGCACCATCGGCATGGCCAAGATCGACCTTGAGCGCGCCGCCAAAAAAATCGACGCCACGCTCAAGGCGCACGGTTACGGACGCGCCTTCATCTCGGTCAACAAGGCGCTCGTCACTCAAGCCAGCTCGGCAATCCCCGTCGTGCCGCTCTACATTTCGATTCTCTACAAGGTGATGAAGGCAAAGGGCCTTCACGAGGGCTGCATCGAGCAAATGCAACGCCTCTTCGCCACGCAGATGTATAACGACTCCGCGCTCACATTCGACGATGGCGGGCGCGTGCGCGTCGACGATCTGGAAATGCGCGCTGACGTGCAGGGGGAAACCGCGGAAATCTGGCCGCGCGTAACAACCGAAACCCTCGACGAACTCACCGATATTGCCGGCTACCGCAGCGAGTTTCTGCGCCTGTTCGGTTTCGGCCTGCCCGGTGTCAACTACGACGTCGCGGTCGAGCCGCACCAAACGATGCCGGAATAA
- a CDS encoding GNAT family N-acetyltransferase: MVDLLLHVGGTAGRVRRDTNESANFGLYKHKDCEIGRAGGRVKSCEKRARRKMTKQWQPLHANTLTTRNYLETFIEKQKPQMKIETNSVTLVDYRDAEHAGRLSSWLRSPHVVQWWGETSLDEATSTKSNGGSRIILIDKMLAGYVHWHVLDRAELDEAGLNDIPEGGIDLDILIGEAAFLQKGVGAQALRLTVDFLRHKYRPRFFSMCTQIENARAIACYRKVGFVIVRTFKENGRAYYFLRGF; this comes from the coding sequence ATGGTCGATCTGTTGCTGCACGTGGGCGGCACAGCCGGTCGGGTGCGCCGTGACACAAATGAATCCGCGAACTTTGGGCTTTATAAGCATAAGGACTGCGAGATTGGGCGCGCAGGCGGTCGCGTCAAGAGTTGCGAAAAACGAGCGCGCCGAAAAATGACGAAGCAATGGCAGCCCCTGCACGCGAATACTTTGACTACGCGCAATTATCTCGAAACCTTTATTGAAAAACAAAAGCCCCAAATGAAAATTGAAACTAATAGCGTAACGCTTGTGGATTATCGCGACGCTGAACACGCGGGACGACTCTCCTCATGGTTGAGAAGCCCGCATGTCGTTCAATGGTGGGGCGAAACTTCGCTCGACGAAGCAACGAGCACGAAATCAAACGGCGGCAGCCGAATCATCCTCATCGATAAGATGCTGGCCGGGTATGTGCATTGGCATGTGTTAGACCGCGCTGAGCTGGATGAAGCCGGACTCAACGACATTCCCGAAGGCGGCATTGATCTGGATATTCTTATTGGTGAAGCAGCCTTTCTCCAAAAAGGCGTGGGCGCGCAGGCACTCCGGCTGACGGTTGATTTCTTGCGGCACAAATATCGGCCGCGGTTTTTCAGCATGTGCACGCAGATTGAAAACGCGCGCGCGATTGCATGCTACCGCAAGGTCGGGTTTGTGATTGTGCGAACATTCAAGGAAAACGGGCGCGCCTATTATTTCCTGCGCGGGTTTTGA